The genomic stretch CAATCAACAAATATGAAACCAAACCCACTGCTTCCCAGCCAAAAAATAACTGCAGAAAATTATTCGCACTCACCAACATCAACATCGCAAAAGTAAATGCTGACATATAACTAAAAAAACGCTTATAACCTGGATCGCCGGCCATGTAGGTAACACTATAAATATGCACTATCAATGAAATAAACGTGACGATAAGAAACATCACTACGGTTAACGGATCAATTAAAAAACCGATATTAAAGCGAAATTTACCGGTCAAATCCCACAAATAAAGGTTTCCGTCATAAGCGCCCGCGTGTAAAAAAAAGATTTGGTAAGCAAAATACAGTGATAAAGCGAATGAAACAGCAACACCTAAAATAGTGATCGTATGGGCCAAGCGATCACTCACACGTTGACCACCTAAACCGGCAAATAAGGCGCCCACTAAAGGGCACAATACCAATGCGAGGTTGATTAACTGATAATGATTCATTACCAACTACCCCTTCAAACGATTTAAGGCATCGACTTGTATGCTATGTCGGGTGCGGAATAAAACAATCAATATCGCTAAGCCGATGGCCGCTTCAACAGCGGCCACAGCCAACACAAAAAACACAAACACTTGGCCGGATAAATCCGCAAAAAAATGTGAGAATGCGACAAAATTCATATTCACGGCTAATAATAGTAGCTCGACGCACATCAGTAAAATAATGATATTTTTCCGATTGATTATCAATCCGAGTAAACCCAAGCTGAATACGATAGCGGCGAGTATTAAGTAATAATTTAACGGAATCATTTTTTTCTCTCGGCTGGCATTTTTATAATTCGTAATCGATCCGAAGGCTTCACTTTTAATTGTAATTCAGGCGCAATCGCTTTATTCAAACGCTTTTCACGAAAACTCAAGGCGATGGTCGCAATAATACCCACCAGTAATAAAACACCGGTAATTTCAAAGGGATAGGCATACTGCGTATACAGTACATCTCCTAAGGCTTGTGTATTACTCGCATCTTGAGACAATGGCAGCAGGCCGGGAGTACCCGAAAGCGGAAATACCGCGTAGATCAATAATGCCAATAAGATCAGCACACTGATAACCGCAAAAAATAGATAACGCACGTGGATAGGTTGCTTTTCTGCACTAGCAATATTCAGAGTCATAATGACGAATAAAAATAGCGTCATGACCGCGCCGACGTACACTAAAACCAAGATTAAACCTAAAAATTCTGCTTCTAATAATATCCATAAAGCGGCAGCAGCAAAAAAAGCCAGCACTAAAAACAACGCGCAACGAACCGGATTACGCGAAATTATCGTCATTAACGCCGCGCCAATTAACATTGCAGCGAATAAGAAGAAAGCACCTTGTTGAATCGGAAATATCATAAATAAATACTTAAAATTTAGATTGCCGCGCGCTGCGCGCTCGCAATGACGAAAACCAACCATCCCTCATGACGAGCTCACGAAGTGAGCGTGGCCATCTTAGATTGCCGCGCGCTACGCGCTCGCAATGACGAAAACCAACGTCATGGCGAGCGAATGGAATGAGCGTAGCCATCCAATGACGAAAATCAACGATAAGGGGCATCTTCTTTCCTTTCTTCCGCTATCTGTTTTTCATATTTGTCACCAATTGCCAGCAACTTTTCCTTAGTCATAATTTCTTCGCCACGATTTTCAAAATGATAATGTGGAATATTGGTTTCGACGATGGCATCTACCGGGCATGATTCTTCGCAAAATCCACAATAAATGCATTTAAATAAATCGATTTCATATAAGGTCGTGCGTCTGGAACCATCATCACGTGGCTCTGCTTCAATCGTAATTGCCAACGCCGGACACACCGCTTCACATAATTTACAGGCAATGCAGCGTTCCTCACCATTAGGGTAACGACGTAATGCATGTAAACCGCGAAACCGGACTGAACGTGGCGTTTCCTCTTCGGGAAATTGGATCGTGACTTTTTTCTTAAAAAAATGTCGGCCGGTCACACCCAGTCCCTTAAAAAGTTCCCAAAGTGTGAAGGTTTTGATGAGCTGTACGATTTTTCTTAACAAGTTCATACGTTAAACCAAGGACCCCATTTAAATTGTACAGCGACCGCCACCACCGATATCCAAAGTAAAGTAACCGGAATTAACACCTTCCAACCCAAACGCATTAATTGATCGTAGCGATAACGGGGAAAAGTTGCTCGCGACCAAATAAAAAGCCCCAAAAAACTAATCATTTTTATAAAAAACCAAATGATACCGGGAACCCATACGAATGCCTGATCTAACCCCGCAATACCTTGAAAAGGTGATAACCAACCCCCTAAAAACAATAAGCTGGCAATGGCTGAAATCAAAATCATATTCATATATTCAGCGAGAAAGAATAAAGCAAAACTAACGCCTGAATATTCGACATGAAAACCCGC from Rickettsiella endosymbiont of Miltochrista miniata encodes the following:
- the nuoK gene encoding NADH-quinone oxidoreductase subunit NuoK, with protein sequence MIPLNYYLILAAIVFSLGLLGLIINRKNIIILLMCVELLLLAVNMNFVAFSHFFADLSGQVFVFFVLAVAAVEAAIGLAILIVLFRTRHSIQVDALNRLKG
- a CDS encoding NADH-quinone oxidoreductase subunit J, translating into MIFPIQQGAFFLFAAMLIGAALMTIISRNPVRCALFLVLAFFAAAALWILLEAEFLGLILVLVYVGAVMTLFLFVIMTLNIASAEKQPIHVRYLFFAVISVLILLALLIYAVFPLSGTPGLLPLSQDASNTQALGDVLYTQYAYPFEITGVLLLVGIIATIALSFREKRLNKAIAPELQLKVKPSDRLRIIKMPAERKK
- the nuoI gene encoding NADH-quinone oxidoreductase subunit NuoI — protein: MNLLRKIVQLIKTFTLWELFKGLGVTGRHFFKKKVTIQFPEEETPRSVRFRGLHALRRYPNGEERCIACKLCEAVCPALAITIEAEPRDDGSRRTTLYEIDLFKCIYCGFCEESCPVDAIVETNIPHYHFENRGEEIMTKEKLLAIGDKYEKQIAEERKEDAPYR